A single window of Dermacentor albipictus isolate Rhodes 1998 colony chromosome 1, USDA_Dalb.pri_finalv2, whole genome shotgun sequence DNA harbors:
- the LOC135904493 gene encoding transport and Golgi organization protein 2 homolog isoform X3 has product MTAMDLEEGKVGGTWLGMNTSGKVASLLNIIQPLDEITGDEKLPRGHLAVRYLEGVQDGMSYLRDLRRKASDYNRFLLVTLDVSPSRQDIQACCYTNALDSPPVHLKPGFHAFGNSNPLRPWRKVVESRAQFGDIVQRQGKVGRKQALLDELIAMMSNSTEYFPDDQLLKDAEGRSEESLRSLSSVFVRVEDEYYGSRTHSVILVDSRGCVDYTERTMQQPIDLNGNEPWVTTRLQFGIQEPGSLVSRL; this is encoded by the exons CGATGGACCTGGAAGAAGGCAAGGTGGGAGGCACGTGGCTGGGCATGAACACTTCCGGCAAGGTGGCATCCCTGCTGAACATCATCCAGCCCCTCGACGAAATCACCGGCGACGAGAAACTGCCCAGAG GCCACCTGGCGGTGCGGTACCTGGAAGGCGTCCAGGACGGCATGAGCTACCTGCGCGACCTGCGGCGGAAGGCCAGCGACTACAACAGGTTCCTCCTCGTCACGCTGGACGTCAG CCCTTCAAGGCAGGACATCCAAGCCTGCTGCTATACGAACGCCCTCGATTCCCCACCGGTTCACCTAAAACCAG GTTTCCACGCCTTCGGCAACAGCAACCCGCTGCGTCCGTGGCGAAAAGTGGTCGAGTCGCGGGCGCAGTTCGGCGACATCGTGCAGCGACAGGGCAAGGTCGGCCGCAAGCAGGCGCTACTCGACGAGCTCATCGCGATGATGAGCAACAGCACCGA GTACTTCCCCGACGACCAGCTGCTGAAGGACGCGGAAGGCAGGTCCGAAGAATCGCTACGAAGCCTCAGCTCCGTATTCGTCCGGGTCGAGGACGAGTACTACGGATCCAG GACACACAGCGTCATCCTGGTCGACTCCAGAGGCTGTGTGGACTACACCGAGCGCACCATGCAGCAGCCAATAGACCTGAACGGCAACGAACCCTGGGTTACGACGAGGCTGCAGTTCGGAATCCAGGAGCCCGGATCGCTCGTGTCCCGGCTTTGA
- the LOC135904493 gene encoding transport and Golgi organization protein 2 homolog isoform X2: MTVGYPGIPWKRERENAMDLEEGKVGGTWLGMNTSGKVASLLNIIQPLDEITGDEKLPRGHLAVRYLEGVQDGMSYLRDLRRKASDYNRFLLVTLDVSPSRQDIQACCYTNALDSPPVHLKPGFHAFGNSNPLRPWRKVVESRAQFGDIVQRQGKVGRKQALLDELIAMMSNSTEYFPDDQLLKDAEGRSEESLRSLSSVFVRVEDEYYGSRTHSVILVDSRGCVDYTERTMQQPIDLNGNEPWVTTRLQFGIQEPGSLVSRL; this comes from the exons CGATGGACCTGGAAGAAGGCAAGGTGGGAGGCACGTGGCTGGGCATGAACACTTCCGGCAAGGTGGCATCCCTGCTGAACATCATCCAGCCCCTCGACGAAATCACCGGCGACGAGAAACTGCCCAGAG GCCACCTGGCGGTGCGGTACCTGGAAGGCGTCCAGGACGGCATGAGCTACCTGCGCGACCTGCGGCGGAAGGCCAGCGACTACAACAGGTTCCTCCTCGTCACGCTGGACGTCAG CCCTTCAAGGCAGGACATCCAAGCCTGCTGCTATACGAACGCCCTCGATTCCCCACCGGTTCACCTAAAACCAG GTTTCCACGCCTTCGGCAACAGCAACCCGCTGCGTCCGTGGCGAAAAGTGGTCGAGTCGCGGGCGCAGTTCGGCGACATCGTGCAGCGACAGGGCAAGGTCGGCCGCAAGCAGGCGCTACTCGACGAGCTCATCGCGATGATGAGCAACAGCACCGA GTACTTCCCCGACGACCAGCTGCTGAAGGACGCGGAAGGCAGGTCCGAAGAATCGCTACGAAGCCTCAGCTCCGTATTCGTCCGGGTCGAGGACGAGTACTACGGATCCAG GACACACAGCGTCATCCTGGTCGACTCCAGAGGCTGTGTGGACTACACCGAGCGCACCATGCAGCAGCCAATAGACCTGAACGGCAACGAACCCTGGGTTACGACGAGGCTGCAGTTCGGAATCCAGGAGCCCGGATCGCTCGTGTCCCGGCTTTGA
- the LOC135904493 gene encoding transport and Golgi organization protein 2 homolog isoform X4, whose amino-acid sequence MDLEEGKVGGTWLGMNTSGKVASLLNIIQPLDEITGDEKLPRGHLAVRYLEGVQDGMSYLRDLRRKASDYNRFLLVTLDVSPSRQDIQACCYTNALDSPPVHLKPGFHAFGNSNPLRPWRKVVESRAQFGDIVQRQGKVGRKQALLDELIAMMSNSTEYFPDDQLLKDAEGRSEESLRSLSSVFVRVEDEYYGSRTHSVILVDSRGCVDYTERTMQQPIDLNGNEPWVTTRLQFGIQEPGSLVSRL is encoded by the exons ATGGACCTGGAAGAAGGCAAGGTGGGAGGCACGTGGCTGGGCATGAACACTTCCGGCAAGGTGGCATCCCTGCTGAACATCATCCAGCCCCTCGACGAAATCACCGGCGACGAGAAACTGCCCAGAG GCCACCTGGCGGTGCGGTACCTGGAAGGCGTCCAGGACGGCATGAGCTACCTGCGCGACCTGCGGCGGAAGGCCAGCGACTACAACAGGTTCCTCCTCGTCACGCTGGACGTCAG CCCTTCAAGGCAGGACATCCAAGCCTGCTGCTATACGAACGCCCTCGATTCCCCACCGGTTCACCTAAAACCAG GTTTCCACGCCTTCGGCAACAGCAACCCGCTGCGTCCGTGGCGAAAAGTGGTCGAGTCGCGGGCGCAGTTCGGCGACATCGTGCAGCGACAGGGCAAGGTCGGCCGCAAGCAGGCGCTACTCGACGAGCTCATCGCGATGATGAGCAACAGCACCGA GTACTTCCCCGACGACCAGCTGCTGAAGGACGCGGAAGGCAGGTCCGAAGAATCGCTACGAAGCCTCAGCTCCGTATTCGTCCGGGTCGAGGACGAGTACTACGGATCCAG GACACACAGCGTCATCCTGGTCGACTCCAGAGGCTGTGTGGACTACACCGAGCGCACCATGCAGCAGCCAATAGACCTGAACGGCAACGAACCCTGGGTTACGACGAGGCTGCAGTTCGGAATCCAGGAGCCCGGATCGCTCGTGTCCCGGCTTTGA